In Desulfoplanes formicivorans, a genomic segment contains:
- the ettA gene encoding energy-dependent translational throttle protein EttA has protein sequence MSDEPNKIIYSMVRVTKHHDKRPIIEDISLSFFYGAKIGVLGLNGAGKSTLLRIMAGEDQDFGGEIVASPGYSIGYLEQEPRLDPDKNVRQIVEEGVGETVALLEEFNAINARFAEPMSDDEMTRLIEWQGEVQERLDACDAWELDSRLEMAMDALRCPEPETPIRVLSGGEKRRVALCRLLLQKPDILLLDEPTNHLDAESVAWLEHHLQQYAGTVIAVTHDRYFLDNVAGWILELDRGRGIPWKGNYSSWLEQKQQRLAMEEKQESARQKTLKNELEWIRMSPKGRHAKSKARITAYESLLGQGKRAQINDMSLFIPPGPRLGDMVIEADQVTKGYGNTILVEDMSFLLPPGGIIGVIGPNGAGKSTLFKMITGQEQPDKGTIRVGESVRLAHVDQERERLDPEKTVWEMVSGGSDILTIGGREINSRAYVGKFNFSGAAQQKKVGMLSGGERNRLHLALMLTREANVLLLDEPTNDLDVNTIRALEDGIENFPGCAVIISHDRWFLDRIATHILAFEGDSRVVWFEGNYSEYERDKRKRLGKDAEIPKRIRYRHLTR, from the coding sequence ATGAGCGACGAACCCAACAAGATCATCTATTCCATGGTCCGGGTGACCAAACACCACGACAAAAGGCCAATCATCGAAGACATTTCCCTTTCCTTTTTTTACGGGGCCAAGATTGGGGTGCTCGGTTTGAATGGAGCGGGAAAAAGCACGTTGCTACGGATCATGGCCGGAGAAGATCAGGATTTCGGAGGGGAGATCGTGGCTTCTCCCGGGTATTCCATCGGATATCTGGAGCAGGAACCACGTCTTGATCCGGACAAGAATGTCCGGCAGATCGTGGAGGAGGGCGTGGGGGAAACCGTTGCCCTGCTTGAGGAGTTCAATGCCATCAATGCCCGGTTTGCCGAACCCATGTCCGATGATGAAATGACCAGACTCATAGAGTGGCAGGGTGAGGTCCAGGAACGTCTGGACGCATGCGATGCCTGGGAGCTTGATTCCCGTCTTGAAATGGCTATGGATGCCCTGCGGTGTCCCGAGCCCGAAACCCCCATCAGGGTTCTTTCGGGCGGCGAAAAACGGCGGGTCGCCCTGTGCCGGTTGCTGCTCCAGAAACCCGATATTCTTCTCCTGGACGAGCCCACCAACCATCTGGATGCCGAGTCCGTGGCCTGGCTGGAACACCATCTCCAGCAGTACGCGGGAACGGTCATTGCCGTGACCCATGACAGATATTTTCTGGACAATGTGGCCGGGTGGATTCTGGAACTTGATCGTGGCCGGGGTATTCCCTGGAAGGGCAATTATTCCTCCTGGCTGGAGCAGAAACAGCAACGCCTGGCCATGGAGGAAAAACAGGAAAGCGCCCGACAGAAGACCCTCAAAAATGAACTTGAATGGATACGCATGTCTCCCAAGGGACGGCATGCCAAATCCAAGGCCAGAATCACGGCCTACGAGTCGCTCCTTGGGCAGGGCAAGCGCGCACAGATCAACGACATGAGCCTGTTCATTCCACCGGGTCCCCGTCTTGGTGATATGGTCATTGAGGCGGATCAGGTCACCAAGGGGTATGGCAACACGATTCTGGTGGAGGATATGAGCTTTTTGCTGCCTCCCGGTGGCATTATCGGGGTCATTGGACCCAATGGCGCCGGGAAATCAACCTTGTTCAAGATGATTACCGGACAGGAACAACCGGACAAGGGAACGATCCGGGTAGGTGAATCCGTACGCCTGGCCCATGTGGATCAGGAACGCGAACGCCTTGATCCGGAAAAAACCGTTTGGGAAATGGTTTCAGGCGGATCGGATATCCTCACTATCGGCGGTCGTGAGATCAATTCCCGCGCCTATGTGGGCAAATTCAATTTTTCCGGAGCGGCCCAGCAGAAAAAGGTGGGCATGCTCTCGGGCGGGGAACGAAATCGCTTGCACCTGGCCCTCATGCTCACCAGGGAGGCCAATGTGCTCCTGCTGGATGAACCGACCAACGATCTTGATGTGAACACCATCCGGGCCCTGGAAGACGGTATCGAGAACTTTCCGGGATGCGCGGTGATCATTTCCCATGATCGCTGGTTTCTGGATCGCATTGCCACCCACATCCTGGCCTTTGAAGGCGACAGCCGTGTGGTCTGGTTCGAGGGCAACTATTCCGAATACGAAAGGGACAAGCGCAAACGACTGGGCAAGGATGCCGAGATTCCCAAGCGAATCCGCTACAGGCATCTGACCAGATAG
- a CDS encoding sigma-54 interaction domain-containing protein, whose protein sequence is MTFFPVELSRIFASPRHLAVLFDPLPVGVAVISPDLQILFMNTAMEGLTGFNRSAIQGKPCYHVCRGNLCMEQCPVKNHEVGTESICLDGNILDKNRQKIPTRHTLATIRDKAGTLLGYMDAVEDLRPARHVEETKIESSGYKQIIGQCPSMDKVFQILPVIAQTDSSVLVTGETGTGKDLVAEAIHQHSARAKGPFIKVNCGALPENLLESELFGHRKGAFTGAVENKPGWFKLAHNGTLFLTEVGDLPMALQVKLLTFLDDKVIYPLGSTRGRKVNVRVIAATHRDLEAMVRDHRFRQDLLFRLNVIRVEMPPLRDRGEDLTLLINHFVRQMAEQLKKNIIGFDAEAMRRLASYSFPGNVRELRNIIEYAVTVCQGQELGMRHLPAYVRDLETEHSSPQPVESPLSQSHFQSVYAVENWEVMERQMIMDALVRAGGRKSRAADMLGWGRSTLWRKMKKHQLD, encoded by the coding sequence TCCCCGTAGAACTTTCCAGGATATTTGCATCGCCACGGCATTTGGCCGTCCTGTTTGATCCGTTGCCTGTCGGGGTCGCCGTCATCTCTCCGGACTTGCAGATTCTGTTCATGAATACGGCCATGGAAGGCCTGACCGGATTCAACCGAAGCGCCATTCAGGGCAAACCCTGCTATCATGTGTGCCGTGGCAATTTGTGCATGGAACAATGTCCGGTGAAAAATCACGAGGTGGGGACGGAAAGCATCTGTCTTGACGGCAATATCTTGGACAAGAATCGGCAGAAGATTCCCACGCGGCATACCCTTGCCACCATTCGGGATAAGGCCGGCACCCTGCTGGGTTACATGGATGCGGTTGAAGATCTTCGTCCGGCTCGGCACGTAGAAGAGACCAAGATCGAGTCCTCGGGATACAAGCAGATCATTGGTCAATGTCCTTCCATGGACAAGGTTTTTCAGATTCTTCCGGTCATTGCCCAGACGGATTCATCGGTACTCGTTACCGGAGAAACAGGCACTGGCAAGGATCTTGTGGCCGAGGCCATCCATCAGCACTCGGCTCGGGCCAAGGGGCCATTCATCAAGGTCAATTGCGGCGCCTTGCCGGAAAATCTGCTTGAATCGGAATTATTTGGTCACCGTAAGGGTGCCTTTACCGGTGCCGTGGAAAACAAGCCGGGATGGTTCAAGCTGGCCCACAACGGCACCTTGTTTTTGACGGAAGTGGGGGATCTCCCCATGGCCCTACAGGTCAAGCTGTTGACCTTTCTTGATGACAAGGTCATTTACCCTCTGGGCAGTACCCGCGGAAGAAAGGTCAATGTCCGGGTCATTGCCGCCACGCACCGGGATCTTGAAGCCATGGTCAGGGACCACCGGTTCCGTCAGGATCTCTTGTTCCGGCTGAACGTCATTCGGGTGGAAATGCCGCCATTGCGTGACAGGGGTGAGGATCTGACCCTCTTGATCAACCATTTTGTTCGCCAGATGGCCGAACAGCTCAAGAAAAATATCATCGGATTTGATGCCGAGGCCATGCGGCGGCTCGCTTCCTATTCCTTTCCCGGCAATGTCCGGGAACTTCGTAACATTATTGAGTATGCAGTCACAGTATGTCAGGGCCAGGAGCTGGGTATGCGGCACTTGCCCGCGTATGTGCGTGACCTTGAGACCGAGCATTCTTCCCCCCAGCCGGTTGAGTCCCCTCTTTCCCAGAGCCATTTCCAGTCAGTGTATGCCGTGGAGAACTGGGAGGTTATGGAACGACAAATGATCATGGACGCTCTGGTCCGTGCCGGCGGACGCAAATCCCGGGCAGCTGACATGTTGGGGTGGGGCCGGTCCACGTTGTGGCGTAAAATGAAAAAGCACCAGCTGGACTAG
- a CDS encoding DUF4139 domain-containing protein: MLKPCRLLLLLMFWSMFCVFAPAGPVLAVISEVTLFPDSATIKEQGTITVTTVGDKRLGEIILPGQADPSSLTLFPPKGVALTDLSPTSVVVTDSRQLAELRKELQALDARKGRLEARNKALGARIDFWRSRQNTTQGSLDAFRKMALTMDQEIEKAMIETHHIANELKKNAQDIERIQKRMAAIQGSQTKNWKILLGFSPGPRTALPCSWSYSVKECGWNPLYRLEALPARNKVLFTWQALVHQGTGRDWNNVQLSLATGKTHMHSTPPRIRPWILKPRQPVGIDSRSYMLEEAAMPRAAMQQVTKAAANQAVEQRKGTYSTWDLGSRTIVAGDHVRLGIKEAVWPASFAYIIRPSVSGFGFLHTRITPRTALDLPRGEAMFLVDGAFLHKQAFSFSGKQLDLFFGPDPLVQAKSVLRDKQTGSTGVFSQKATWTWDWDLLITNNKSQAIKAMVEEPRPISRDKDIVLTVSGTPAPAKEHDAPEIMHWSLDLDPGTNATLSVHVEAKAPKDMIVDPGWRW, translated from the coding sequence ATGCTCAAGCCATGTCGCCTGCTCCTTTTGCTCATGTTCTGGTCGATGTTTTGCGTTTTTGCTCCTGCTGGTCCGGTCCTTGCCGTTATTTCGGAAGTGACCCTGTTTCCGGATTCGGCAACCATCAAGGAACAGGGAACCATTACGGTAACCACTGTCGGGGATAAGCGTTTGGGGGAGATCATACTCCCTGGACAGGCTGATCCCTCTTCCCTGACGTTATTTCCCCCCAAGGGGGTTGCCTTGACCGATTTGTCTCCAACATCCGTTGTTGTAACAGATTCCCGCCAACTCGCCGAACTCAGGAAGGAATTACAGGCTCTTGATGCGCGCAAGGGACGGCTTGAAGCCCGCAACAAGGCGCTTGGGGCACGCATCGATTTCTGGCGGTCACGTCAGAATACCACGCAGGGATCACTTGATGCATTCAGAAAAATGGCCTTGACCATGGATCAGGAAATAGAAAAGGCCATGATCGAAACCCATCATATAGCCAACGAATTGAAAAAAAATGCGCAAGACATCGAAAGAATTCAAAAACGCATGGCCGCCATTCAAGGGTCCCAAACCAAAAACTGGAAAATTCTTCTTGGATTTTCACCCGGCCCCCGAACCGCTCTTCCCTGCTCCTGGTCATACTCGGTCAAAGAATGCGGTTGGAACCCTCTTTACCGTCTTGAAGCCCTGCCAGCCCGCAACAAGGTCCTTTTCACCTGGCAAGCCCTTGTGCATCAGGGGACGGGCAGGGATTGGAACAATGTGCAACTGTCCCTGGCAACGGGCAAAACCCACATGCATTCCACGCCGCCGCGCATCAGACCGTGGATTCTCAAACCGCGGCAACCCGTGGGGATTGACAGCAGGTCGTACATGCTGGAAGAAGCAGCAATGCCTCGTGCGGCCATGCAGCAAGTTACCAAGGCGGCTGCCAACCAGGCCGTGGAACAGCGCAAGGGAACCTATTCCACCTGGGATCTCGGATCCCGAACCATTGTGGCGGGCGACCATGTCCGGCTCGGCATCAAGGAAGCTGTCTGGCCCGCGTCATTTGCCTATATCATCCGACCAAGCGTGAGCGGCTTCGGATTCCTGCACACCCGGATCACCCCTCGCACAGCCCTCGACCTTCCCCGTGGCGAGGCCATGTTTCTGGTAGATGGCGCATTCCTGCATAAACAGGCCTTTTCCTTTTCCGGAAAGCAGCTCGACCTTTTTTTCGGACCCGATCCTCTGGTCCAGGCCAAATCCGTGCTCCGGGACAAACAAACCGGAAGCACCGGTGTATTCTCCCAAAAAGCAACATGGACATGGGACTGGGACCTGCTCATCACCAACAACAAGTCCCAGGCCATCAAGGCGATGGTCGAGGAACCACGGCCCATTTCCCGCGACAAGGATATCGTCCTGACCGTTTCCGGCACGCCGGCGCCTGCCAAGGAACATGATGCACCGGAAATCATGCACTGGTCCCTGGACCTTGACCCTGGAACCAATGCCACCCTTTCCGTGCATGTCGAAGCCAAGGCCCCCAAGGACATGATTGTTGATCCGGGATGGCGCTGGTAA
- a CDS encoding NifB/NifX family molybdenum-iron cluster-binding protein, protein MKILVPVSGGEVAPRFDMAPEVLIVTTDDNNTVVATRTMVLPQASADDLCSLILTERIDVVACNGIEEEYYRFLTWKKIRVVDSIMDTVENALELVCSS, encoded by the coding sequence ATGAAGATTCTTGTACCTGTTTCCGGTGGCGAGGTGGCCCCCCGGTTTGATATGGCGCCCGAAGTCCTTATTGTCACAACCGATGACAACAACACTGTCGTTGCCACCCGTACCATGGTGCTGCCCCAGGCCTCGGCCGATGACCTGTGTTCCCTCATCCTTACTGAACGCATTGATGTGGTCGCCTGCAACGGTATAGAGGAGGAGTACTACCGTTTTCTGACCTGGAAAAAGATCAGGGTCGTGGATTCCATCATGGATACGGTGGAAAACGCCCTTGAGCTTGTTTGTTCGTCATAA
- a CDS encoding OmpA family protein: MRKTLFSLVVAAMILIYGGLHSVSAMDLVPKIDNFIFLVDSSGSMGWEYKETGKTKIMLAKEILSQLNRHIPELGYVSSLETMAPLKTYAPPTVYDTSSYGQAIDMIPTDILTWGFIGNPTPLGKGLSAMDSIIGCMPGSKALILVTDGGHNQGKEPIMVAQALYEKHYPDLCIHVVSLAQTAQEHQLVNHMASLSSCSASITYEEMQNQAKRAAFIQKVFYDMATDSDHDGVIDTADHCPDTPMGVAVDDRGCPFDSDGDGVYDYMDKCPDTPEGVQVNASGCPLDTDGDGVYDYMDACPQTPADFAVDARGCPLPIKIDLGIEFDHDKAIIKQKYHHKLEEVALYLKQHSGVTATIEGHTDNRGAAAYNQQLSLKRAQNVASYLTEQFGVDPSILKTRGYGEDRPIASNKTAEGRQKNRRVLVVISEAYQAR; encoded by the coding sequence ATGCGGAAAACACTATTTTCCCTTGTAGTTGCAGCAATGATTCTCATATATGGCGGTCTGCATTCCGTTTCTGCCATGGACCTGGTTCCCAAAATCGACAATTTCATCTTTCTTGTGGACAGCTCCGGTTCCATGGGCTGGGAGTACAAGGAAACCGGCAAGACCAAGATCATGCTGGCCAAGGAGATCCTGTCCCAGCTCAATCGTCACATCCCCGAACTCGGCTATGTCTCCAGTCTGGAAACCATGGCACCGCTCAAGACCTACGCCCCGCCAACCGTGTACGACACCTCGTCCTATGGACAAGCCATCGACATGATTCCCACAGACATTCTCACCTGGGGATTCATCGGCAACCCGACCCCTCTGGGTAAAGGTCTTTCGGCCATGGACTCCATCATTGGCTGCATGCCTGGTTCCAAGGCCCTCATTCTCGTTACCGACGGCGGCCACAACCAGGGCAAGGAACCCATCATGGTCGCCCAGGCCCTGTATGAAAAGCATTATCCCGACCTGTGCATCCATGTGGTCAGCCTGGCTCAGACGGCCCAGGAGCACCAACTGGTGAACCACATGGCCTCCCTGAGTTCCTGTTCAGCGAGCATAACCTACGAAGAGATGCAAAATCAGGCCAAGCGTGCTGCATTCATCCAGAAAGTTTTCTATGATATGGCCACAGACAGCGATCATGACGGTGTTATCGATACCGCTGACCACTGCCCTGACACACCCATGGGTGTTGCCGTGGATGACAGGGGCTGTCCCTTTGATTCGGATGGCGACGGTGTCTACGATTACATGGATAAATGCCCGGATACCCCCGAGGGCGTGCAGGTCAACGCGTCCGGATGTCCCCTGGATACCGACGGTGACGGCGTGTACGATTATATGGACGCATGCCCGCAAACCCCTGCCGATTTTGCCGTGGATGCCAGGGGATGCCCCCTGCCCATTAAAATCGATCTGGGGATCGAATTTGATCACGACAAGGCCATCATCAAGCAGAAATATCACCACAAACTGGAAGAAGTGGCCCTTTACCTGAAGCAGCATTCCGGGGTCACCGCAACGATCGAGGGGCATACCGACAATCGCGGTGCGGCTGCCTACAATCAGCAATTGTCCCTGAAGCGTGCCCAGAACGTTGCCTCCTATCTCACGGAACAATTCGGTGTGGATCCGTCCATCCTCAAGACCCGTGGCTACGGCGAGGATCGTCCCATCGCCAGCAACAAGACGGCCGAAGGACGACAGAAAAACCGACGCGTCCTGGTTGTCATTTCAGAAGCCTATCAGGCCCGTTAG
- a CDS encoding FmdB family zinc ribbon protein, translating to MPIYEYCCEDCGHIFEEWQSGFEEKHFPCPICTGDSKRIVSHTSFVLKGSGWYVTDYCNKHSSPSSSGNGSKEKSSTSSTTSSTTTSSASNSAS from the coding sequence ATGCCTATTTACGAGTATTGCTGTGAAGATTGCGGTCACATTTTCGAAGAGTGGCAGAGCGGGTTTGAGGAAAAACATTTTCCCTGTCCCATTTGTACGGGTGATTCCAAACGGATTGTTTCCCATACCTCGTTCGTCCTCAAAGGGAGTGGTTGGTATGTGACGGATTATTGCAACAAACACTCGTCACCCAGTTCTTCGGGCAACGGGAGCAAGGAAAAGTCCTCCACCTCCTCCACGACCTCGTCCACCACGACCTCATCGGCGAGCAATTCGGCATCATAG
- a CDS encoding 3'-5' exonuclease produces the protein MTPASFPTRKRLPREMINDFPLRHYDGPITLVTDPEDVGYACACLSRERVLGFDTETKPAFKKGQSFRPALLQLAGSDCVYLFQLTKTSLVDPLVSLLTDESIVKAGVAVRDDIKGLNAHRCFHAGGFVDLSVISNQHGFMTRGLRNMSANFLGFRIGKGAQRSNWGRSVLTRKQQVYAATDAWVSRHLYLCFQRLSLL, from the coding sequence ATGACACCTGCATCTTTTCCCACGCGCAAGCGTTTGCCCAGGGAGATGATCAATGATTTTCCCCTGCGCCACTATGATGGTCCCATTACCCTGGTGACCGATCCAGAGGATGTGGGTTATGCGTGCGCGTGCTTATCGCGCGAAAGGGTCCTGGGTTTTGATACGGAAACCAAACCGGCCTTTAAAAAGGGCCAGTCCTTTCGGCCGGCCCTTTTGCAGCTTGCAGGCAGTGATTGCGTGTATCTTTTTCAGCTCACCAAGACATCTCTTGTGGATCCCCTTGTTTCCCTTCTGACAGATGAGTCCATCGTCAAGGCCGGGGTTGCCGTGCGTGATGATATCAAAGGCCTTAATGCGCACAGGTGTTTTCATGCCGGCGGGTTTGTGGATTTGAGTGTCATCAGCAACCAGCATGGTTTTATGACCCGCGGTCTCAGGAACATGTCTGCCAATTTTCTGGGCTTTCGCATTGGCAAAGGGGCGCAACGCAGTAATTGGGGTCGATCGGTCCTGACCCGGAAACAACAGGTTTATGCGGCCACCGATGCCTGGGTCAGCCGCCATTTGTACCTGTGTTTCCAGCGGTTGTCCTTGCTCTGA
- a CDS encoding TIGR03960 family B12-binding radical SAM protein, translating to MKELLPLFPRPSHYLGNEINAVHKDPHKVAVHLALAFPDLYDVGMSYLGQKILYEIANQRDDVWAERVFAPTQEVAAILKEHQTPLASLESDTPLGELDAIAFSITHELCYTNILYMLDLAGIPLWSRDRGDGDPLIIAGGGCTLNAEPVAPFCDVMVLGDGEETLMDLMDVIRSGKRNQLSREAMLREMASIAGVYIPAFFQDEGPGKPLRPLYPDLPMPERRSVADINTIDFPVKQILPYGKPVHDRLTVEIARGCTRGCRFCHAGMVYRPVRERSLDELKRIIDQGLEQTGYEEISFLSLSTGDFSAFQKLFMQTFAQCRSQQVSISLPSLRAGSVNESLLTRMAEIRHTGMTVAPEAGTQRLRDVINKGITQEEILEHSRMVFAHGWQSIKLYFMIGLPTETREDLDGILDLCLKVRDTAGKKAKRMQITAAISPFVPKPFTPFQWEPQITVQEIEERLQYLREIFKPYGFLHLKWHHSHMSFLEGIFSRGDRKLAQVIARAFHKGALFSSWSDHLCLDLWLEAMDECGCDPEAYIGGRDLEAALPWDHINAGVSKRFLRTERARALGEKSSPDCRYNPCRHCGVCGMDGQASILTQTESPLQPILNNADRDQHHEEPCEDVPNPDQEKLIHKACHYRVWYRKMGLSIYLSQLELQRIFERALRRAGLATTFSAGFHPMPLMSFGMALPVGVGSQAEWVNIYFREELSEEDILTRMDGQLPQGMRVLAAQPLSMGKKQPQAVAEEYSICFQGTEEHQARAMQAWQDFISRDTFLIDRTNKRGRVVQVDLRSFVRSSSMEGERVKVVFDWAQGYTNPLNLLMAVCPHLSPMHFTMVKERQIM from the coding sequence ATGAAAGAACTCCTGCCCCTGTTTCCCAGGCCCAGCCATTATCTTGGCAACGAAATCAATGCCGTGCACAAGGATCCACACAAGGTCGCGGTCCACCTTGCCCTGGCTTTTCCGGATCTTTACGATGTGGGCATGTCCTATCTCGGCCAGAAAATTCTCTATGAGATTGCCAACCAGAGGGATGATGTCTGGGCGGAACGGGTTTTTGCGCCCACCCAAGAGGTGGCTGCCATTCTCAAGGAGCACCAGACACCCCTGGCGTCCCTGGAGTCGGATACCCCCCTGGGGGAGTTGGATGCCATTGCCTTTAGCATCACCCATGAACTTTGCTATACGAACATCCTGTACATGCTTGATCTGGCCGGTATTCCCCTGTGGTCCAGGGATCGTGGCGATGGAGATCCCCTGATCATTGCCGGTGGTGGGTGTACGTTGAACGCCGAACCCGTGGCCCCGTTTTGTGATGTCATGGTTCTGGGTGATGGTGAAGAGACCCTGATGGATCTGATGGATGTCATTCGAAGCGGCAAAAGAAACCAACTTTCCCGTGAAGCCATGTTGCGGGAAATGGCATCCATTGCCGGGGTGTATATTCCTGCCTTTTTCCAGGACGAGGGGCCGGGGAAGCCCTTGCGTCCCCTTTATCCGGATCTGCCCATGCCGGAAAGGCGCAGTGTGGCGGATATCAATACCATTGATTTTCCCGTGAAACAGATTCTTCCCTACGGGAAACCGGTACATGACAGATTGACCGTGGAAATCGCCCGGGGATGTACCCGGGGATGCCGTTTCTGTCACGCGGGCATGGTGTACAGGCCGGTGCGCGAGCGCTCCCTGGACGAGCTCAAACGCATTATCGACCAGGGGCTTGAACAAACAGGGTATGAGGAGATCTCCTTTCTTTCGCTCAGTACGGGTGATTTTTCCGCATTTCAGAAGCTTTTCATGCAGACCTTTGCCCAGTGCAGAAGCCAGCAGGTTTCCATTTCCCTGCCATCCCTGCGGGCCGGATCGGTCAACGAATCCCTTCTCACCCGCATGGCCGAGATCCGGCATACGGGCATGACCGTGGCTCCCGAGGCCGGAACCCAGCGACTCCGGGATGTTATCAACAAGGGGATCACCCAGGAAGAAATTCTGGAGCATTCCCGCATGGTCTTTGCCCATGGGTGGCAGAGCATCAAGCTCTACTTCATGATCGGTCTGCCCACGGAAACCAGGGAAGACCTGGACGGGATCCTGGATCTCTGTCTGAAAGTGCGGGATACGGCCGGGAAAAAGGCCAAACGCATGCAGATCACGGCAGCCATTTCCCCGTTTGTGCCCAAACCCTTTACCCCGTTTCAGTGGGAACCCCAGATAACCGTGCAGGAAATTGAAGAACGGCTCCAATACCTCAGAGAGATCTTCAAGCCCTACGGGTTTTTGCACCTCAAATGGCATCATTCGCACATGAGTTTTCTGGAAGGCATTTTTTCACGAGGTGACAGGAAGCTGGCGCAGGTCATTGCCAGGGCGTTTCACAAGGGGGCCTTGTTTTCCAGCTGGTCCGATCACCTCTGTCTGGACCTCTGGCTGGAGGCCATGGACGAATGCGGGTGTGATCCCGAGGCATATATCGGGGGTCGTGACCTGGAAGCTGCTTTGCCCTGGGATCATATCAATGCCGGGGTGAGCAAACGGTTTTTACGCACGGAACGCGCAAGGGCCCTGGGGGAGAAATCTTCCCCGGACTGCAGGTACAACCCCTGCCGTCATTGCGGTGTGTGCGGTATGGACGGACAGGCATCCATCCTCACCCAGACCGAATCCCCCTTGCAACCGATTCTGAACAATGCGGACAGGGATCAACACCATGAGGAACCGTGCGAAGATGTGCCCAACCCGGATCAGGAGAAGTTGATCCACAAGGCCTGCCATTACCGGGTGTGGTATCGGAAAATGGGATTGTCCATTTATCTGAGCCAGCTTGAACTGCAGAGAATTTTCGAGCGGGCCCTGCGTCGGGCCGGGTTGGCAACAACCTTTTCCGCCGGATTTCATCCCATGCCCCTCATGTCCTTTGGCATGGCCCTGCCCGTGGGGGTCGGCAGTCAGGCCGAGTGGGTGAATATCTATTTTCGGGAGGAATTGAGCGAAGAGGACATCCTGACGCGCATGGACGGACAATTACCCCAGGGCATGCGTGTTCTGGCGGCCCAGCCATTGAGCATGGGCAAGAAACAGCCCCAAGCCGTTGCCGAGGAGTATTCCATTTGCTTCCAGGGCACAGAGGAACACCAAGCCCGGGCCATGCAGGCGTGGCAGGATTTCATTTCCAGGGATACGTTTTTGATTGACAGAACCAACAAGCGAGGCAGGGTGGTGCAGGTTGATCTGCGATCCTTTGTCCGTTCGAGCAGTATGGAAGGGGAGAGGGTCAAGGTGGTCTTTGACTGGGCACAAGGGTACACCAATCCCTTGAATCTGCTCATGGCCGTGTGTCCTCATTTGTCGCCCATGCATTTTACCATGGTAAAGGAGCGGCAGATCATGTGA
- a CDS encoding class I SAM-dependent methyltransferase: protein MHCPLCGHHEVSLFFADRVREYYCCSRCQLVHVPLRFHLDPSAEKARYDTHRNDPADEGYRCFLSRLARPLQAVVPSGCQGLDFGSGPGPTLSVMLEEMGYQVAIYDKYYACRPELLTRTYDFITATEVVEHLSDPAGELDRLWACLRPGGVLAIMTKLVLDQQAFANWHYIRDLTHISFFSHPTFIWLATHLSARLNRVDKDVIMLHKPLCSDVTPDVPDNPTINQPETHHL, encoded by the coding sequence ATGCATTGTCCCCTTTGTGGTCACCATGAGGTGAGCCTGTTTTTTGCCGACAGGGTTCGGGAATATTATTGCTGTTCCCGATGTCAGCTCGTTCATGTGCCGTTGCGGTTTCATCTTGATCCTTCGGCGGAAAAGGCAAGATACGACACCCACCGCAATGATCCCGCGGATGAGGGGTATCGTTGTTTCCTGTCCAGGCTTGCCCGACCCTTGCAGGCAGTGGTGCCGTCTGGATGCCAGGGGCTCGATTTTGGTTCCGGGCCGGGACCGACTCTTTCGGTCATGCTTGAGGAAATGGGCTACCAGGTTGCCATCTATGACAAGTATTACGCCTGCAGGCCAGAACTGCTCACCCGGACATACGACTTCATTACTGCAACCGAAGTTGTGGAGCACCTGAGTGATCCAGCCGGGGAACTCGACAGGTTATGGGCCTGTTTGCGTCCCGGCGGAGTACTGGCCATCATGACCAAGCTGGTTTTGGACCAACAGGCCTTTGCCAACTGGCATTATATACGCGATCTGACCCATATCAGTTTTTTCTCCCATCCGACTTTTATCTGGCTGGCAACGCATCTGTCCGCGCGCCTGAATAGGGTGGACAAGGACGTGATCATGCTTCACAAACCGCTTTGTTCGGATGTCACTCCCGACGTTCCGGACAATCCAACCATCAACCAACCGGAAACACATCATTTATGA